The Gopherus flavomarginatus isolate rGopFla2 chromosome 4, rGopFla2.mat.asm, whole genome shotgun sequence genomic interval TAGGAATCTCATTTGAGAACTAATTAGACTTTATCCTGGTTGTTTCTCCTCAGTAGCTTAAACTCAGTCTATCAACACAGAAGTAAAGTACgaggaaataaaacattttacagGAGCCTCCTTTGGGATGAGGCTCATGGGACAATCAGTTTCTTGTACAGGAAAGCatgaggattaaaaaaaagaccaaaaaagtTATAACTTGGTCATGTATGAAGGACCTGGGCAGCTAGAATGAGGTTAATTATTTTGATAGTGTAACTTTAGGAAGGTATGTTTCCTCACATGCTTATGCTACCATTCtctatatcaggggttctcaacctttttctttctgaggttcccccaacatgctataaaaactccacggcccacctgtgtcacaataacgggttttctgcatataaaagccagggccggcattaAGGGCTAACAAGCActgcaattgcctggggcctcatGCCACAGGAGCATCTGCAAAACTACACTGCTCAGACTTCTGCTTCAGCCCAGATTCAATCCCATGTGgcagggcttcggctttctgccttGAGCCCCAGTgcatctaatgctggccctgctttgggaaccactgctctgtaTGCAGAAGACGTTTTAAACTCCCTCAAAATATCTATATCTGTGCAAAATAACTTTTGCTTGGTGGGCTTCTTTTCAAATCAGTTTCTCTTTATCCACCAGTTTTCCTTATAATGAGTTCAAATTTGCATTAGTACAGCAACTTTTGTCCAAGAACccaaaagcattttataaatatcAATCAAGCCACATAATACCTCTCACATATGTATTATCGTGGATACATCAAGATGGGTAAACTAAGGCAGAGGTTAAATGGTATGCCCCACGTCAAACAGAATCAGTGGAAAAGTTGAGATAAAGTCTCGACTCCCAGCTCCCTTCTCTAAACGTTAGACCACATTTCCCCTAAAAATCACTTTCTGAGATATCATAGAATTTCCAGTCTTTGGTCCTGTTGTAAATTAACCCTGCAAGCATCTGTCTTACCCATAAGCCATACTAAATCTTTTTTGAGGTTGCTTAGAGCTCTGGTATGCATTCCTTTATTTTGTGTCTGATTCATTTAACCCTTTTGTACCTTAGGAGGTCACAGTGCCCTGTTTATTAAaattgtgtgggttttttaaaactatGTATTTAGAAAGTTTTAACAAGTTTAtaaatccttgccatgtaaatatcagaaacaaaacaaaattagctTTTGTTTAGAGAAACATTATCCAAGAATATAATCATCAGATCTTTCTATTTAACAGGATGTTATCATATTACAGAGCATCATTACAACATCtagcttggaaaaaaggagactaagggggggatatgatagagcaggggtaggcaacctatggcacgcgtgccaaaggcggcacgcgagctgattttcagtggcactcacagtgcctgggtcctggccacccgtctgggtggctctgcattttaatttaattttagatgaagcttcttaaacattttaaaaaccttatttactttccatacaacaatagtttagttatatattatagacttatagaaagagaccttctaaaaatgttaaaatgtgttactgaaacgtgaaaccttaaattagagtgaataaatgaagactcggcacaccacttctgaaaggttgccgacccctgtgatagaggtatataaaatcattagtggtgtggagaaagtgaataaggaaaagttattttcttgttcccataatataagaactaggggccaccaaatgaaattaatgggcagcaggtttaaaacaaataaaaggaagttcttcacacagcgcatagtcaacctgtggaactccttgctagaggaggttgtgaaagctaggactataacagggtttaaaagagaactaactaaattcatggaggttaagtccattaatggctattagccaggatgggtaaggaatggtgtccctagcttctgtctgtcagagggtggagatcgtcggcaggagagagatcacttgatcattacctgttaggttcactccctctggggcacctggcattggccgctgtcggcagacaggatattgggctggatggacctttggtctgacccagtatggccgttcttatgttctgatgttatgttcttataatatgtcaaaaatgtgtttttagtAGTAGAATACTatgcagaggaaagaaaaacaaaatgcgCAAGTTTAAAGAGTCAATTGAACTCTTCAGCAAGAGGCTGCAGCTTCCATGATGAGGGCAGGCCCACAGCTGTATTAAAAATATAGTAGTGGTATTTATTCATGTCAATTATCCATACACTGAAACAATTTAACATATAATAAAAAGCAGCATAAACATGTGGATTATAAGGACAATCAAAGGAAATGGAAACATAGTGTAAAACCAAGTACAACTATTTAAAAGTTCCTCAGTATTCTTTTTGGGACTTTTGTAATGTTTATTAGGAATATTGATTCTTTTGTACTGTTACATTTTAAgtgttctccctcccacccctgccaatACATTGGATATCGGTAAACAAGACTTTCATGGCTGATATATATAATAAGACTTAAAAACAGCTATTGCAATATATATGTCAAATAGTGGATGATCCCACACATCATGAACTCTTTGATCCCTCTGCAACGTGCTGTGTGGTGGGCAGCAAAGATGTTATAAAAACCtggtgctggggtggaggggacatGGTTATACGGGATGTTCTCTGCTCTGTGTAGCCATCAATTTCTCTTCCAGAGGAAATTCACATGGCCATTGGGCCATGTAAAAAGTAGGGATTAGTTAATGTTGCTTCAAGTAGCATTTATTACCTTTCCATGCTCTATGGCCCCCATTGTAAGGGTCAGAGAGTACAGACCACTGTCCAGAAATCAATGGCAGTATAAGTTTGCTTGTGTGTATGTGGTGGTGATGTTGGGGGGAGCCTGGAAGATGCAGATAGGATCAGTGTAAAGTTAAGCTTTGAGTCAATTGGACTAAGCACAttcataagtctttgcaggactgaagCAATAATCATGGGGTCAGAATTCATCTTGTTGAAACCCACAGAAAATCAGTGATAATCCAAAATcagaaacagaactcaggagCTCTGATTCTCAGTTCTCTGTGCTAATTCACCCCTATTTTCTTGCGTATAATGTTGTCTTTGAAATTCCTTTTGTGATAAAATTTCTCATGCTCAGGTGTCTCGCAGAGTGGGCTCACCAAGTTTCAGTTGTCCAGTTGATGTCTAGCTCACACAAGGTAGCTCAAAAAAGGTCTTTCTGTGACCTAAATGCAAAATGTGTTCAGCTGTAGGGTCTGCCTAGTTTCTTGGGTTTTGGTAGAGGGAAgaccgtccatccatccctcggCTTTACTTGAGGCCGAGTCTTTTTGTGCTACTAGAACACCTGCTGTGCCGTGCCTGGTCTGAACCCTGATTGTGAGGCATCCAACGTTTGTTAGTTTGCTTCTGTGTTAACCTTTAACTCAGTGTCTGAAAAACACTTAAGAGACAAGATCTCTCAGTAGCACCCTCAGCTCTATTAACTGTTCTCTGGTTCTCAAAAGTCTTctcccataggtgctggaactaagggagcggaaggtgctgcagcaccccctggcttgaagtgttttccattatatacagggtttatagtttggttcaatggttgtCAGGAccctactataaaaattgttccatcaCCCCGTCCTCCAGCAAAACATTGGGAATGTAAAACTGGATATTCCTGGTACTTTTAAGGCACAAACacgaaaaaaaaaagtcttgaatTGTTTCAAATATTCTTTATATATTcataaataaatccatttttctttcttttgcaagTTGCCTTTAAGGATATTAGAAACATCAGTAAGAAGAGAGGAATTGAGAAGATGACAATGTAAAGAATTTAAATTTAAAGAAAGTTGAAAGATTTTGGGACAGATTCTCCCCTCAAATACTCATATGTGATTAATTTTGGCTTCAATGTGCATGGTTAACTGAAGGTACAGCTTGATTCTAAAGATATTATTGTTGTAAGGTTTCAGTTCAACAACgggacagcagcacagctgtaagaACTGATGGGTAGATGCACATTTGATTTCCTCTTATTCTTTGCTCATGGGTTGCTTATAGGGGTTTCTTTCATTCACTATCTCCTGAAAAGTTTGGTTTGGACCTGTGAGAAGGGAAAGGAACTGTGTTTTGCATCTTGGGAACCAGAAGAAGTGACTAGGTCAAGAGCAGGAGACAAAGTGAGCCAGCTGAGCCAGAATATTTATGCTTTGTCCCACCCCCTATGACATCATGGAATTTGAGGGAATTTCCACCAAAGGcagtgctcctggctgggagaGCAGAATAGGGCAGTTGTTGTCAAACTTTTTTTCtagggacccagttgaagaaaattgttgatgcccatgatctggggatgaggggtttggggtgtgggaggggctcagggctggggcagagggttggggtgcgggggtaaGGTGTTCAGGATGTGCGAGgtgtctcagagctggggcaggggattggggtgtgggaggggtcagggctctgggctgagggtgcaggttctggggtggggccggagatgaggggtttggggtgcaggagaggatccAGAtctgggggggggctcagggctgggtcagagggttggggtgagggagggagtcagggctctgggctgggggtgcaggctctgggttggggctggggatgaggtgtttggggtgcaggaagtggttctgggtttgggaggggctcagggcttggtcaggggattggggcacggagttggggtgcagacttACCTCCAGCGGCTCCCGGTCAGTGttgcagctggggtgcagaggcaaGGTTCCTGCCTGTCCTGCGCTGCGCCCCAGAAACGGCCAGCAGCGGGTCCGGCTCCTAGGTAGAGGCACGAcacttgcctgcaggcaccgcccctcctcccccccgttcccaatgggagtgcagagccagtgcttggggtgggggcagtgcctggagcccTATGGTCCCCCTGCGTagaagccggacctgctgctggccacttccggggtgcagcgCAGTATCGAAACAGATAAGCTCTAGCCTGCCTTCGCTGGGCAGCACtgctgatgggacttttaacatcACGGTTGGCAGTGCCGACCAGAGCAACCTAGTGCCTGACATgccacaacccagtactgggtcatgaccTGAAGTTTGAAAAATGCTGGAATAGGGCATCATTCAAAGCAATGTTGGACTTGAGTTAAACATAGTTTAATGTTATTAATACAAATTATATTAAACCTAATGGTATGTTGAGAATGGAATGCAGCTTCCCCCTGCTCACTGGACTGTAATCTAATGGCTCAATCCTCCAGTCCTTATTTACATGAAgattcccactgaaattaataggactATTTGTGCTAAACAAGACTGCAGAGTCAGACCCTAACTGCTAAGAAAAGACCTATATTGTAAACGAAATCCCATATCATATCCAATGCAACATTTCAATACATGAAAGcatagttactttatttttacattttaatatgTTTACAGTTAATACCAACAATAATGGCCTTTAGGCTGGGCACTTCCTCTCATTTAATAATTGTCTATACTAATGGCTGTTAACTCTTCCAACTAGTCATTGAAGCCTGTTAGCACTGTATCAGTAATAATGTTAATTTTGAGTGCCTGgcctttattattttatattgtattttataaTATCCTATTTTAATATCCTATTCTATACTATTATAATTATTTACTCTGGGCCTTCTTTCTTACTAACTCTTAAAGTGCAGACCTACTTTAAAAAGTGATTGTAAAAGTAGTATCAGATGATAACAGGTTTGTTTTCTCTATTGATTTTTCCAGAGTTTACAAGTAAAATGATATTTTTTCTAACTGCTAGCTTCACAAACTCATCTTAAGATCAGAGAGTCAAACTATTTTTTCTGGCTCTTGCATCATCACCTGTGGTAAAGGTTCAGCTTAGTTATGTACCTGTGCAACTGAAGACAATTGGGTTTCACAGATCTAACTGACTACAGAATTTGTCCCTGCAGCTGCAACTTACCAAATCTGTTCATGATGGGTAAGTCAGAATATAATTCAGTTCACTCTCCCATAGATATTTAAGCTTCTCATATTTAACAAAAATGTAAAGTAAAATACATGTTCTCATTAAATAATAAGGCAACAAATATAACTCTGAATGAACACAGGGATCAGATTACTTGGATGAGCAGGGGGcatttttacatagtcacttttctGACCATAACTTCACTTTCACCTTGGAATAATCTCCCACTACTGATCCTCCAAGCACTTTCTCTCGTTCCCACTcttttcaaatccctccttataaCCCATTTCTCCCACAaatattttccaagctgaacttCTCAGCAGTGATCCCTTCCCAGTCTCATGCACCCAAAAGTCTGAttttgcagggagggggaagagaattaTTTTATTGTAGATTAATTTTAAGGCGGTTCTAAAAGTCTTACCTGGTTGCACTGCAGGGTTTGGTTTTTATGTGTTTGAACTAGATACCTGCAGTTTCCCTAAAATACTTTTCCAGGCCTAGGACTGATACAGCTCTTCAGATCTGAGCATCCTCAAACTCTGGAGGTGTCGAGAACCAGCTCTAGAGCTGAGTTTTTCCAGACATGTCTAATTTCACTTTTTAACCCCCCAACATTCACTGTTCCAGCCTGTCAGTCCCTCAAGACATTTTGCTtatgttctttggggcagggactgcatcTGGCTCCCTAAAGCACCTTTGACATGTATGAATTACATTAGTGCCAAGCGTGCAGTGTTTGCACTGTTGTACATTGCAGTGTCCCAGCAAGAGGAGCTGTGGGACCCATCCGGGCAGTGCCCCACAGGTGAGCCAGGAGCACGACTAATACTTTTATTTGTTCAGCAATGAGGGGCCCCTTGCCATGGATGGGAGCAGGAGCTCACCCCGCACAAGAGTGTGGGGCTGCCTGGCCCTAGCCAGCTCGGAGGGGAAGGGACATGTGGGGGGGGTTGGAGATAGGGCAGTGGTGGGGTCTGGTTGCGAGTTGCGGGGCTGGATACAGTTGGGGTAGGGGAGGGGCGGACTGGTACTGGGGGCCGGTTGCCGTTGCTCTGATCTCGCGCAGGCTGTTGGGCTCGCGCCCGCGGCCGTTAGCCGCGGCAGAGTCCCCAGAGTAGCCTCGCGCTCCCTCCTGGCCGCTGGCCTCCCCCTCTGCTCGCGGGAAAAGGGAGGAGGCGAGGGAATCCCTCTCGCGCGCGCGGCGTGTCTTTTGTGTTTGTACACACAGAGCCCGGCTCAGAGGTTGCGCGGGGGCAGagatgagggagggaggaaggggagtggGCGTGGCCAAGCCTCCCCTCCATTGTGCACCATTGGCCTCTTGGCGGAGGAGGGGGCGTGTCCGGGGCGGGAAGGGGCGTGGCCAGGCGGCGGGGACGGCCCTCGCGAGTCAGCCATCTTTCAATTGTGCTCTCAgccgccgccgccagcagcagtagcTGTAGCTCCTCCtcgcttcctccctccctgcacggCAGCCGCTCTCAGCCCAAGCGGACGGGGGTAAGTCCCTAGCTCTCCCCCCCAGACTCCCCGCGCCCCGCAACGCGGCGGGGGCCCCCATGGCCGCCCCCCAACCCGCCGCACAAACTTTTGGGGGCCAGAAACCGCTGCTGGGAAGCGGCAGCATCCGGAATCCCCCTTCTCCTCGCCACCTTCCCCTGCTCAGCCAAGGAGCCTgagctgctcccttccccagcacccccagcccctcttcgCTCGATCAttgcccccctgtgcccccctaacccccactccaaacccccaccagcaccctccccagccccttaGCTACCTCCTGAGCCCAACATCTCCCCGGATCACGGCTGGGAAGCAGCTGCAAAGAGGAGCCACTTGCCAGCCCAGGGTAActctcctgccttccttcccctgctccccacagttgTTGCTCAGCTTCACCATCTTGTCTCTTTTCTCTGGTCACCGAccatattttttttcctattgcataaaaaacaataaaaaaggaaagaaatttgcAAAAGAAACAACCGCAACCCAGTGCATTTTTTTGCATTTTGATTGCAAActtttcccccattcccacttGATCTGCACCCACATGGTTTGGAGTTCCTTGtattttttgcattattttttgcaattttatttttttccctctttgcaAAAGGACTAGGGCTGCATTTCGTGATTGTTTCCATTTTGTTCGGGTCTGGGAGATGAGTTTGCCAGTGAGAGGCGCTTGGGAGCGAGGCAACCTTGGAAAAGCAATTgcacagaaagagacagagaggcagcaccaaaaacaaccccccaaaaaagtttGTTGCTTTCTTGAACTTAAGTCAGACTCTTTTTGTTTGCAGCATAAATACCAATTTATGTGTATTTGCTTTTTAATTTGCGGGCATAGCCGAGCGATTGCAATGGGCAGGTTGCTTTGCAGAAAGCATTGAGGGGCTGCTTGTCTGCTTTCCCCGTCTCTACTATTTTGAAAGAGGTATTTTTGCTCAATGCAGACTATAAATTGGATGCAAGCCCCCCAATGTTTTTCAGGTAATATTTGTAGCACTTTTCAGCTGACGGGGGAGAGCTACAGGGGGCAGTAATAATCTCTTATCTGTTGTTTGAATCGACCTATTTAGGTTTTGCTGCTGCATCGTTCCTGTTTAACTCTTGGGTGAAACTGCATTTTAATAATAATCGAAGGTCTTCAGACACTTAATTTCTTTTGCAATTAGCTAAATTAGGCCGATAGTCCTTTTTGGCTAGTGTGTTTTCTCCTAATTCAGCAGTTGAAAGGGAAGGATTCCTTTATGTGGCAAGCAGTTACCTAGGGTCGCAGTTTCTCTTGTGAGAAGTGTGGTGTTTGCATTGTACAGAGGTATAATCGGGATCATTTTAATTGTTCAATGTTGTTCGTCGTTTGATTCTTGTTAGACAATATTTTTAAGGTGTAAAAAGTAAATCTGCATTTCCGGAACATCTGAGCTAGTGGTTAGTTTGTTGCAGTGTGTGATCGCATGGTAATTTTTTACCGATAGGTGTAAGGAAGAGAAGTTTTCAGGAACATGGCTCGTACCAAGCAAACTGCCCGTAAATCCACTGGTGGTAAGGCACCTAGGAAGCAGCTCGCTACGAAAGCAGCTCGCAAGAGTGCGCCCTCTACTGGAGGGGTCAAGAAACCTCATCGCTACAGGTACATAAATTACCAGGGACAAAGCTTGTGATGCACCATCCCCTTAACCAAACGGAAACGTTTATCAGAGCAGAACTTTTTGCATTGGGGGAACTTTGGTGGTTTTCATTTTAATTCTTGATCAGGGTGATTTTTACAATGCTTTCATTATTTCACCACTTGATTATGAACAAGTTTTAAATAATCCATAATATGTTTTATGTAGAACATTTGTACAGTGACTTAAATTTACATGTAGTAATAATGGGCTTATTTTATTTAATAGATTATGCATATTAAATTATATTTATGCAATTAAGACCACGTTTAACCTTAAACAAATAAATGTCATCCAAACATATCTGCACTTTGGTCATTTGGCTTCGGATTAATTTAAGTATTGTAACAGAATTAGACTGGAATAAACTTTAATGCACAGAACTGATATTCATTTACTTAAACTGGTACAATTCTGTCTTCACAGCTATTTTGCTATTTAATGAACTGACAGTGTAGTTAAGATATTCTACCATTAGAGGGCAGAACATGTCTACATATAAGCAGAACCTCTGCAAATAATTTTATGTTCAGTTAACCTAAAATGAAGACTTAAATAGAGGAGGAAATAGGCTAGAATTACAGGTAAATCTCTTGCTGACAATTATGTTGTAATAAACTCTTTCATCCGGAAGGATCTTTGCACAATGAAGAGTTTTAACATACCATGGTTCATCTTGAGGGATGGTCATTGTTATTAAAGCGTGTGTGTGTTTCCTTTTGAGAAGAGAACAGAAGGGCATTTGGGAAAGTGAATGTAATCTTGAAACATTGcaaatgcatattttaaaaatgttttagtcTGCATTCATGGTCCATAAGTAATATTAGAGAATACAGATGAGAAAAGGGTGGAAATTAATACTACAAATTAGTAAGTAACTTAAGGCAAAAAATGCAGCAGTTTCATaataaatgaaatatacacaaTAATCATGCCAGAAATGAACTGTGTGTTTGCAAAAAGATGGCATTAACATGAATTTTTAGTTAAAACACTCATGTAAGGAAATTTCATGAGAATAGATTTTAAGTTCTTAGGATAAAATATAACAAGGATATGGTGTTTTTCAATGCCATTTTTATGGTAGTAGCTACAGAGTAGGGAGGGAATGACCTGTTTTTGACATGAattagctcaggggtaggcaaactatggcccacagacTGGGTCCggtccctcagggctttggatctggcccgtaAGATTGCTCCCTGTGGCGCCGCAGGCCCCGCGCCGCTCTCAGAAGCGGCGAGCACCACTTCCCTGCGGCCCCcaggtggggaggcagagggctctgtgtgttgCCCTTGTCTCCAGGCACCGTcccccggccaatgggagcttcgggggagatGCCTAGCAGTGCAGCAAGGGCAGAACacgcggagccctctgccctcccacccccagggacctcagtgcttcctggagcgggccagggccggggcaggcatgcagggaggctgccctggccccggtgtgtgctgctgccaccctggtgCCGCTTTAGGTAAGCCGGGTCGGAGCCCGAATCCTGCCTGCACCCTGCTCCAAGCCCCATGCCTGCACCTcgtgcccctcctgcaccccagctccctgtcctgagccccttcctgcagtccacacccgtcctgcacccctgccctaagccccctcctgcactctacaccccagcccccttctctgagccccctcatatgccccaatcccttgccctgagccccttcgtgcacaccccacactccctcccacaccccaaccccctgtcccagccctgcatacaatttcgccacccagatgtggccctcagcccaaaaagtttgtccacccctgaatTAGCTGGTTGAGGTAAATCCTTGGGTAGAGTCTTGCCCATGAGAAAACTCATGTTAACACTACAACTTGCATTGTCTACACTTAGTTTAACACATGTTGATTAGTGTACGTTAGCTAATGTGTTGTACACCTTTTTTCATGCTGAATACAAGACTTCGGAGGGCCTACTCTTGTTGCTTATCCATAGGTGGAATGCCTGGTGAAGCTAATATATAAATGAATGATGAGATCAAGCTCTCTTTGTAAGTCAAAATGTTTTTGTGTTGTAAATACCGAGATGCTTCGTATTACCGAAATGTAAATACAGAGCATATACAAAACGTTCCTAGTTCAGATTAGAAGAACATGGGTTATGTGATACTCTAAAATGATATAAATTATTTGtaaatgttaattatttttgtattaattAAAAGGCCGGGTACTGTGGCTCTCCGTGAAATCAGACGTTATCAGAAGTCTACTGAACTTCTGATCCGCAAACTTCCCTTCCAGCGTCTGGTGCGTGAAATTGCTCAGGACTTCAAAACAGATCTGCGCTTCCAGAGCGCTGCTATTGGTGCTTTGCAGGTAAAACTTAAAGGAAGACTGTGATTTATTTTCAGGCCTAATTTAAATGAATTTCTTGTGCGTGGATGTCTGTAGATGAGCTTGTGAAACTTAATGCACTTATTCTGCTTAGATTTGTATGTGTCTGTATTCATATTCGGAAGGTGGTTAAATGACATCCCTGTCTGCTAGTGTGGATTCCTAATAGTTTGAGTACTGGTTAACAAAATGAGTTACCTGGTGTTTCCTCATGCAAATATCTAAAAACATCACAAAGAACTAAAGAAACATCCCTAAATGAAAcctctaatatttttttaaaaaataatttaaacagatTAACTCTTAGAGTACCCTGAATACCTGAAAAAAGGTTTATCAAGGAAATAATTCATCATGCTGAGAGTGGAACTGTTGGGACATTGCTGTAAATATGCATACAAATTAATCTGCAGTAACTTTTATATAAGTAGCCATATGCTGGTAAAACATGGAAATATGAct includes:
- the LOC127048756 gene encoding histone H3.3A, whose translation is MARTKQTARKSTGGKAPRKQLATKAARKSAPSTGGVKKPHRYRPGTVALREIRRYQKSTELLIRKLPFQRLVREIAQDFKTDLRFQSAAIGALQEASEAYLVGLFEDTNLCAIHAKRVTIMPKDIQLARRIRGERA